In Mustela nigripes isolate SB6536 chromosome 2, MUSNIG.SB6536, whole genome shotgun sequence, a single window of DNA contains:
- the LOC132009592 gene encoding LOW QUALITY PROTEIN: uncharacterized protein LOC132009592 (The sequence of the model RefSeq protein was modified relative to this genomic sequence to represent the inferred CDS: deleted 2 bases in 1 codon) gives LVCVCVCTVGTRAASGCACPWQRCTWGVGGEFGGTFRLRRFHWSGRWAGGRAGAARALSRRGDESSSRGAEGPARGQRTLRRASRSAGTQGPGRTWCLVRPAAASRRRPGLRRPQALPGRPLPHGSYSFHRTLFLLLSESSNFEKMSFCQIRRDSLWSFLRSVRTQSAPRGRAQPVAGPSGHTRLWLGLGPPTPRESRRSRDPAPRMPETLQGPRRPLAPSQDALAASAPPPQDGAPWGRGPVYSASIPPDCDSRLPRPPAPDFCREGDQGQGTGVGPRGGLPPPPSSELRCGECQPPLPCGFVCEADPKHSWGSPASKTPPDFSLPGEVPRTCWEGPGALQRKPP, from the exons ctagtgtgcgtgtgtgtctgcaCTGTAGGTACCAGAGCGGCTTCCGGGTGTGCGTGTCCGTGGCAGCGCTGcacgtggggggtggggggtgagttCGGCGGGACTTTTAGGTTAAGACGTTTCCACTGGTCTGGTCGTTGGGCCGGAGGCCGAGCTGGAGCAGCACGGGCCCTCTCCAGGCGAGGGGATGAGTCGTCCTCCCGGGGCGCGGAGGGCCCTGCGCGGGGCCAGCGAACACTACGACGAGCCAGCAGGTCCGCGGGCACCCAGGGGCCTGGGCGCACTTGGTGCCTGGTCAGACCGGCCGCCGCCTCCAGGCGCCGACCTGGGCTCCGCCGGCCGCAGGCCCTGCccggccgccccctcccccacggcTCGTACTCCTTCCATAGgacccttttccttctgctgtcgGAGTCTTCGAACTTTGAAAAAATGAGCTTTTGCCAAATAAGACGGGATAGTTTGTGGAGTTTTTTGAGGAGTGTCAGGACTCAGAGC GCCCCTCGTGGCCGGGCCCAGCCAGTGGCAGGCCCTTCTGGGCACACACGGCTCTGGCTTGGGCTCGGCCCTCCCACTCCCCGCGAGTCACGCCGGTCCAGAGACCCAGCTCCTCGCATGCCTGAGACTCTCCAAGGGCCGCGTCGGCCCCTCGCTCCCAGCCAGGATGCCCTTGCGGcgtcagccccccccccccaggatggAGCTCCTTGGGGCAGGGGCCCTGTGTACTCAGCCTCTATTCCCCCAGACTGCGACTCAAGGCTCCCCCGACCCCCCGCCCCCGACTTTTGCCGTGAAGGAGACCAGGGGCAAGGGActggggtggggcccagaggtgggctcccccctcccccgagtTCTGAGCTCCGATGCGGGGAGTGccagcctccccttccctgtgGCTTCGTCTGTGAGGCAGACCCTAAGCACTCCTGGGGGAGCCCTGCCTCCAAGACTCCCCCAGACTTCAGCCTCCCTGGTGAAGTCCCCAGAACTTGCTGGGAAGGCCCGGGAGCTTTGCAGAGGAAACCGCCATGA
- the LOC132009657 gene encoding long-chain-fatty-acid--CoA ligase ACSBG2-like, which translates to MGYLNDAENNQEKFDAHGWLRTGDLGFLDTDKFLYVVGNTRDIITLSSGERINPNPIEERVKRYIPLVRYVVLVGQDAPYLCALLTLKCQINTDTGEPRNALTSEAVAFCRQLRSQATRLSDIVYDGDPVVLEFIGQGIDAANAEVTSDSAKIMKWTILRTDFSVAGGELGATTKLKRAMVARIYQAEIENLYEEDDYDD; encoded by the exons ATGGGGTATCTCAATGATGCGGAGAACAACCAGGAGAAGTTTGATGCCCATGGCTGGTTGCGCACGGGGGACCTAGGCTTTTTGGACACTGATAAATTCCTGTACGTCGTGGGCAACACCAGAG ATATCATCACCCTCAGTTCAGGCGAGAGGATCAACCCGAACCCCATCGAGGAGCGGGTGAAGCGGTACATCCCCCTTGTGCGCTACGTCGTGCTCGTGGGTCAGGACGCGCCCTACCTGTGCGCCCTGCTTACGCTCAAG TGCCAGATCAACACAGACACAGGGGAGCCCCGGAACGCGCTGACCAGCGAGGCCGTGGCTTTCTGCCGGCAGCTCAGGAGCCAGGCCACCCGGCTGTCCGACATCGTCTACGACGGGGACCCTGTGGTCCTGGAGTTCATTGGTCAGGGCATCGATGCCGCCAACGCCGAGGTCACCTCCGACAGCGCCAAGATCATGAAGTGGACCATCCTCAGGACGGATTTCTCggtggctggaggggagctgg GAGCCACCACCAAACTCAAGAGGGCCATGGTGGCCAGGATCTACCAAGCTGAAATTGAAAATCTTTACGAGGAGGACGACTATGACGACTAA